GGAAGTGGAGGGTGTGCACCTGGAGAAGCATCATGGCATTCGTTCATTTTGTTCTATTCGTCGTGTGCTTAAGATGTACCAGTGCCCTCTGTTCTGGAATCACAAAACCAGCCACGATCCTTGCCTCTGGGGAGTTCTGGGGAGACTGGCATTAATCAAATGACCACACAAATCAATGCACAATCACAACTGTGATAAGTGCTCCATAGAGATATGTGGTGCTTTATGGGAACCCAGAATTAGTCTGGAAAGTCAcagaagacttcctggaggaagtattCTTTGGCTGAGATGTTAAGTACAAGATGCTATTTAGGTAACAGGGGCTAGAAAAGCttttcagggagaagaaaaaaacgtgtgcaaaggccctggggtgggaaggagcagagcaaGTGtacagaagggagaggaaggtgcTGTGTCTGTCTGAGTGAGAGGGGTGTGAAGTAAGAATAGACAGGAAGATGGGGCCAACCCACAGGACCCTTCTGACCCATTAGGAAAGGTTGTCTTTAAAGCACTGATGCCTTTATTCTAAGAGCAGTAGGAACCATCAACCCAGGAAGTGACATAAGCAGGTTTGCATTTTGCAAGGATGGGTGTGATGAATGCAGGATCACCAGGCAGGAGGGTGGGATTGTCGCTGGAGAAAGCTAGGGCCTGGCTTAGGTCACAAGGGTGGGGATGCAGAGGAGGGGAGGCATGGGGCCACCAGGTGGTGGCACAGACCAGGTTCAGTGATAGGTGAGTAGGAGGCCGGTAGGGGGAGGGGTGTTGGCAACGCCCTCTTGATATCTGAACAGCCTTGGGGCCGTGGCAGTGAATCTGGGACTGGCAGGCTTGAAGATGAAAAGCAGGAGCTGAGTTATGGTCATGTTGAGTTTACACTGCCTCTGAGGCATCCCAGTGGCAGTTGGTAGAAGCATCTGGAGCTCAGGGAAGGGGTGGATGGGGACATTGTGTCCTCCCAGTTCTCAGACCCAGGTAGGGGACTCCTCAGGATCTCCTCTGCATCTAGCACCTTCCAGAAGCAACCAACGTCATCTGTCTTTAGTATTTTagacttatttcttttcttaatttacacacacacacacacacacacacacacatatatatttaaagtttatttatttttgacagagagagagagagagacagagcatgagtgggggaggggcagagagagggagacacagaatctgaagcaggctctagtctccaagctgtcagcacagagcccaacgcggggcttgaactcatggactacgagatcatgacctgagctgaagctggatgcttaactgactgacccacccaggtgcacctataaattttttatttgagagaaagagagagaatgggggaggagcagatggagagagagagagaatcccaagcaggttctgcactccATGtggagcctcatgcagggctcgatttcatgaccctaggatcgtgacctgagctgaaatcaggtgtcagatgctcaaccgaggtGTCCctagattctttctttctttttttttaaagtttatttatttattttgaggggggagggacagagagagagggagagaatcccaagtaggctccatactcagtgcagagccccacgtggaccttgaacccacaaaccgtgagatcatgacctgagccagagtcggatgctcaactgactgagtcactgaggCGCCCATCCCCTAGACTTATTTCTAATCTAAGGATAGACAGAACACTGGGGAATGTGGCAAGCATCTTCCCACATTACCTGTGTTAAACTTGCATCCTCCCTAAATGGGGAAGGTATATTCTGAACCCCAAGCACCCACAAAGGAATTCTAGGAAGGCTGCACATTCTGGAGAACATGATTCGGATGTAGAAACTTTAGGATTCCTGGTATCTTTGATGGTTTGTCGGGACAAAAGGACAGAATATTTGAGATCAGGACATTCAGAAAAAGGAGGCTCTGTGGTTTCCATGTTATTTAGGAACAGGAGaaaccaggaaggaaggaaggggagagaaagaaaagatctaTTATTTAGGAACTGCCAGCTGCCAGACCTTAGgctagcattttttctttttagtagtaTCATACTGTTTACTTCTTACAAAAGTGAGGTAGCTATAAATCagcccattttataggtgagaaaatagAATCTCAGAAAGGTTAGATCACTTGCCCCAAGTTGGGTCGGAGCTGGAATTCTAGCCCAGATTTGTGCTCTTTCCACCACATCAGCCGTACCTGAAAGTGGAGTTTTAAGCTGGTGCCCAGGAAGGATTTGGCTTTCTTAAGGGCCAGATGCTGGGAGGGCAAGGAGGCACTGCCCAGTAGGAGTGCAGGGCTCAGCACAGGCTGTGTGAGGCTCCCAGTAGCCCTGCTTTCAGACCAGGGATCTGCACCTGGCCCTGCCCCTCACTTAGCAGTCTCAACTCCCCTTTGTCTGCAGGAATTTTCCAGCCACATTGCTCTCCTCACTGTCCCCTGGGAATGCTACCTGCTTTCTCACTCCACGCCCTTGTTCCCACTGTGGCTACTTCTAGAAAGCCTTTTTCTGCCCAtgccctgcctgccctctgcATCCCAGCTCCTGGCATAGTTCTCCTCATTCTTTGTGACCCGGCTCAGTGGTCTCCTCTGAACCCCCCTGCCTCATCCCCCAAGTAGAGTTGGCCCCCTATCTCCTAGGCCAGGAGGGTTCCTAAAAGCCTCAAAGCCAGACTCAAATCCTGACTCCTCCACTTAGGAGCTCTGTGACTTAGGGCAAGTGACTTCCCCTCTGTGGCTCCCTGGCTGCTTCTCTGCAAAGTGGGGATCCTAATGGCTCCAACTTCACAGGCTCATGGTAAGATTAATGTAATGAGATGACAGAAGTAAAGCCCTgggcccagtgcctggcacatagtgagtcCTCTGTGAGGGAAGGCCATTGTATGGGTTGGAGCCCATTCTTTTGCGAGTATTTATTTACTCTGTTTTCCTTACCAGGCAGGGAGCTCCTTGAGAACAGAGCCTTCTTTTATTTTAGTATTCCCAGTACATCCCATAGACCCAATACATTCCAGGTGTTGAGTGcaggtttgttgaatgaatggacagaCACCAGCAtctttattctctatattttgcttcctttctccacACCTGGCTTTTCAAGGTAACATTTGGGTTCCATACTCAACTGTACCCCTTTGCAGAGCCCAGCCCTGCACCCGGCAGGTGCTCAACAAAGGTCTGTGGTTTATTTCCATAGGCAGCCCCTTTCCCAGACGAGTGGGATTCAGTCCCTGATCCACACAGGCGTCAGCCATCCTCTGGGGTGTAATGGATACGTATTTCTCATTGCCCACGTGTCTTGCCGTCCCTGCTGAACACTGTGTTAAATGGTTGTTTAGTAGCTCAAGTGCACAGATATTCCTTTCAAAATTACTACCTTCACCTTTTGTTGGCAAAACATGCCATATGAAACATCCCAACCTCTTACTGAGCGTGGCTGTATGCTTTCTGTTGCCACCTCAGTGGCAGTTCTTGAGGCCAAAAGGCCTTGTCAGGGTTTCAAGTACCTGCTTTGCCAAATATTATCTGGACTCAAGGGGCCAGTGGGAGCTGACAGGCCAGCTGGGTTAAGCTGAGCTGACTTGTTGCCATCATGGCGTCATCCTCTTTATCACTGacgccaccatcaccaccactacaGTCGTCACCACTGCCAATGCCACCATCAACACCACCATCACTACCACTGCCATCACCCtcaccaccatcatcctcatcaccaccatcaccaccatcatcctcatcaccatcatcaccaccatcaccatcctcatcaccaccatcatcctcatcaccgccatcaccatcaccacctaaatcaccatcaccaccatcaccgccatcatcctcatcaccatcatcaccaccatcaccaccatcatcttcatcaccaccatcaccatcctcatcaccgccatcaccaccgtcaccatcaccatcctcatcaccatcatcactgccatcaccaccatcatcctcatcaccaccctcaccatcaccacctaaatcaccatcaccaccatcaccaccatcaccaccatcaccatcctcatcaccaccatcaccaccatcaccgccatcaccaccatcaccgccatcaccaccatcaccaccatcatcctcatcaccatcttcaccaccatcaccaccatcatcctcattaccaccatcaccatcctcatcaccgccatcaccaccgtcaccaccatcatcttcatcaccaccgtcaccaccaccatcctcatcaccatcatcactgccatcaccaccatcatcctcatcaccaccctcaccatcaccacctaaatcaccatcaccaccatcaccatcaccatcctcatcaccaccatcaccaccatcatcttcatcaccaccGTCACCATCACCACCTATATCACCTtcaccaccatcatcctcatcaccatcatcaccaccatcatcctcatcaccatcatcaccaccatcaccaccgtcatcttcatcaccaccgtcaccatcaccaccgtcaccatcaccatcctcatcaccatcatcaccaccatcaccaccatcatcctcatcaccatcttcaccaccatcaccgccatcaccgccatcaccaccatcatcctcattaccaccatcaccatcctcatcaccgccatcaccaccatcaccaccatcatcttcatcaccaccgtcaccatcaccacctatatcaccatcaccaccaccaccaccatcatcctcatcaccatcatcaccaccatcaccaccgtcatcttcatcaccaccgtcaccatcaccacctatatcaccatcaccaccatcaccgccatcatcctcatcacaaccatcaccaccatcttcatcaccatcatcaccaccatcaccaccatcaccatcaccatcctcatcaccgccatcaccaccatcaccaccatcatcttcatcaccatcatcaccaccaccaccaccatcaccgccatcaccaccatcatcctcatcaccatcatcaccaccatcaccaccgtcatcttcatcaccaccgtcaccatcaccaccgtcaccatcaccatcctcatcaccatcatcaccgtcatcaccaccatcatcctcatcaacatcttcACCACCATCACCGCCATCACCGCCATCACTACCATCATCCtcattaccaccatcaccatcctcatcaccgccatcaccatcaccaccatcatcttcatcaccaccgtcaccatcaccacctaaatcaccatcaccaccatcactgccatcatcctcatcaccaccatcaccaccatcatcttcatcaccatcatggccaccaccaccaccatcatcctcatcaccatcatcaccaccatcaccaccgtcatcttcatcaccatcttcaccaccatcaccaccatcaccaccatcaccaccatcatcctcatcaccaccatcaccaccatcaccaccatcatcttcatcaccaccaccaccatcctcatcaccgccatcaccaccatcaccatcaccatcctcatcaccatcatcactgccatcaccaccatcatcctcatcaccaccctcaccatcaccacctaaatcaccatcaccaccatcaccaccatcaccaccatcaccatcctcatcaccaccatcaccaccatcatcttcatcaccaccatcaccatcctcatcactgccatcaccaccatcaccgccatcaccaccatcaccgccatcaccaccatcaccaccatcatcctcatcaccatcttcaccaccatcaccaccattatcctcatcaccatcttcaccaccatcaccgccatcaccgccatcaccaccatcaccaccatcatcctcattaccaccatcaccatcctcatcaccgccatcaccaccgtcaccaccatcatcttcatcaccaccgtcaccatcaccacctatatcaccatcaccaccaccaccaccatcatcctcatcaccatcatcaccaccatcaccaccgtcatcttcaccaccatcaccgccatcaccaccatcttcaCTACCACGATTAATACTATTAagtattaacattttgagaaCCTTGTCTGTGATAGATGTAGAGCTAAACATCTTACATGCATAACTTTATATAATCCTCCAAATGACCTCATAGgtatgtatgttttttatttttgtcttacagatgagaaaactgaagctcagaaaggtaaAGAAACTTGCCCAATATCACACAGCCAGCAGGTGCTGAAGTcggtttttcaaaaaaatcaagtCAGCAGACATTTAATGAGCATCCATTGGCACACAGGTTAcagcacctccccaccccctgccattaCCAGCGTTGCAAAAATGAGggtgcttctttttctttttcaagtttatttgttttgaaagagagagagagagcaggggaggggcagagagaaagggagagagaatcctaagcagactcctgctgtcagtgcagagcctgatgcagggctcaatctcatgaactgtgagatcatgacttgagctgaaatcaagagtcggatgcttaaccaggcTCCATGAGGCGCCCCAAAATGAATGTGCTTACTGACTGTGGGGGTCTTTACAGCCCTGTGAGGGAGATTGGATGCGTATCATCAATACTAAGCAGCCTAAACGTGTGTCCTGGGCAAGCTACCTGAGGGCAATGGGAAAGAAAGGTGATATGTGGTTAAGACTACACCTAGAGGCACTCTTGTGCCACATACATTTTGACAAAAGCCATCCTAGGCTTCTGGTCACTTA
The sequence above is drawn from the Neofelis nebulosa isolate mNeoNeb1 chromosome 2, mNeoNeb1.pri, whole genome shotgun sequence genome and encodes:
- the LOC131491305 gene encoding basic proline-rich protein-like, which gives rise to MHQLSKSCVANGLRQNFMVRRACQLRLISDGSPWPSPSPPKSPSPPSPPSSSSPSSPPSPPSSSSPPSPSSSPPSPPSPSPSSSPSSLPSPPSSSSPPSPSPPKSPSPPSPPSPPSPSSSPPSPPSPPSPPSPPSPPSPPSSSSPSSPPSPPSSSLPPSPSSSPPSPPSPPSSSSPPSPPPSSSPSSLPSPPSSSSPPSPSPPKSPSPPSPSPSSSPPSPPSSSSPPSPSPPISPSPPSSSSPSSPPSSSSPSSPPSPPSSSSPPSPSPPSPSPSSSPSSPPSPPSSSSPSSPPSPPSPPSPPSSSLPPSPSSSPPSPPSPPSSSSPPSPSPPISPSPPPPPSSSSPSSPPSPPSSSSPPSPSPPISPSPPSPPSSSSQPSPPSSSPSSPPSPPSPSPSSSPPSPPSPPSSSSPSSPPPPPSPPSPPSSSSPSSPPSPPSSSSPPSPSPPSPSPSSSPSSPSSPPSSSSTSSPPSPPSPPSLPSSSLPPSPSSSPPSPSPPSSSSPPSPSPPKSPSPPSLPSSSSPPSPPSSSSPSWPPPPPSSSSPSSPPSPPSSSSPSSPPSPPSPPSPPSSSSPPSPPSPPSSSSPPPPSSSPPSPPSPSPSSSPSSLPSPPSSSSPPSPSPPKSPSPPSPPSPPSPSSSPPSPPSSSSPPSPSSSLPSPPSPPSPPSPPSPPSPPSSSSPSSPPSPPLSSSPS